From Bacillus pumilus, one genomic window encodes:
- a CDS encoding proline--tRNA ligase gives MRQSLTFIPTLREVPADAEAKSHQLLVRAGFIRQNTSGIYHYLPLAHKVIQHIQSIVRKEMEKAGAAELLMPVLQQAEMWQESGRWYTYGPELMRMKDRHGREFALGPTHEEVITSLVRSEVKSYKKLPLTLYQIQSKFRDEQRPRFGLLRGREFIMKDAYSFHSSPESLDDTYNKMFTAYSNVFSKVGLNFRPVIADSGAMGGKDTHEFMALSEVGEDTIAYSDTSSYAANIEMAEAVYHGEEANPADFKELEKVHTPQVKTIQDIAGFLEVDPSLCIKSVLFKADDAYVLILTRGDHEVNDVKVKNLVGAQLVELATREEVLEVIGTEPGFVGPVKLEAEVDIYADLAVKGMTNAVAGANEADYHYVNVNPARDVSVKEFTDLRLIQEGDVSPDGEGTIQFAKGIEVGQVFKLGTRYSESMDATYLDENGRAQPMIMGCYGIGISRTLSAIVEQHHDEKGIIWPEAVAPYDLHLLALNMKNDAQKELAETLYERLENEGFDVLFDDRQERAGVKFADSDLIGLPIRISCGKRSEEGIVEVKFRKSGESHEVSVDELISFIRQA, from the coding sequence ATGAGACAATCCCTGACTTTCATTCCAACTCTTCGAGAGGTGCCGGCAGATGCTGAGGCAAAAAGTCATCAGCTCTTAGTAAGAGCTGGGTTCATTAGACAAAATACAAGCGGAATCTATCATTATCTGCCGCTTGCTCATAAAGTCATCCAGCATATTCAATCCATTGTTCGCAAGGAAATGGAAAAGGCAGGAGCAGCTGAGCTGTTAATGCCAGTGCTGCAGCAGGCAGAAATGTGGCAAGAGTCAGGAAGATGGTATACATACGGTCCAGAATTGATGCGTATGAAAGATCGTCATGGCCGCGAGTTCGCACTTGGCCCAACGCACGAAGAGGTGATCACATCACTCGTACGCAGCGAAGTAAAATCGTATAAGAAGCTTCCTTTAACTCTTTATCAAATTCAATCAAAATTCCGCGATGAACAGAGACCGCGTTTTGGGCTGCTGCGCGGACGTGAATTTATTATGAAGGATGCGTACTCATTCCATTCTTCACCAGAAAGCCTTGATGACACATACAACAAGATGTTTACAGCTTACTCCAATGTATTCTCAAAAGTAGGTCTTAATTTTAGACCAGTCATTGCAGATTCTGGTGCAATGGGAGGAAAAGATACACATGAGTTTATGGCACTGTCAGAAGTAGGAGAAGATACAATTGCATACTCTGACACATCTTCCTATGCTGCGAACATTGAAATGGCTGAAGCTGTTTATCACGGAGAAGAAGCAAATCCTGCGGACTTCAAAGAACTTGAAAAAGTCCACACACCGCAAGTAAAAACGATTCAAGACATCGCTGGATTTTTAGAAGTTGATCCTTCTCTTTGTATCAAGTCTGTTTTGTTTAAAGCAGATGATGCGTATGTTCTAATCCTGACTAGAGGCGACCATGAAGTAAATGATGTGAAAGTGAAAAACTTGGTAGGAGCACAGCTTGTAGAGCTTGCTACTCGCGAAGAAGTACTAGAAGTCATTGGAACAGAGCCTGGATTTGTTGGTCCAGTGAAGCTGGAAGCAGAAGTCGATATTTATGCCGACCTTGCGGTTAAAGGCATGACAAATGCTGTCGCAGGTGCAAACGAAGCGGATTATCACTATGTCAATGTCAATCCTGCGCGCGATGTGTCAGTGAAAGAATTCACAGACCTTCGTTTGATTCAAGAAGGAGACGTTTCTCCAGATGGAGAAGGCACAATCCAGTTTGCTAAGGGGATTGAAGTAGGACAAGTCTTTAAACTAGGCACTCGTTATTCTGAGTCAATGGATGCGACGTACCTGGATGAGAATGGTCGAGCGCAGCCAATGATTATGGGCTGCTATGGTATCGGTATCTCCAGAACACTTTCAGCGATTGTTGAACAGCATCACGATGAGAAAGGAATCATTTGGCCGGAAGCTGTTGCGCCATATGATCTTCATCTCCTTGCATTAAATATGAAAAACGATGCTCAAAAAGAGCTCGCTGAAACGTTATACGAACGATTAGAAAATGAAGGCTTTGACGTACTTTTCGATGACCGCCAGGAGCGTGCCGGAGTGAAATTTGCAGACAGTGATTTAATTGGGCTGCCAATTCGCATTAGCTGCGGAAAACGTTCAGAAGAAGGCATTGTTGAAGTGAAGTTTAGAAAATCAGGTGAATCACATGAAGTATCTGTTGATGAGCTGATTTCATTTATACGCCAAGCATAA